From the genome of Ptychodera flava strain L36383 chromosome 20, AS_Pfla_20210202, whole genome shotgun sequence, one region includes:
- the LOC139120864 gene encoding sideroflexin-5-like: protein MAAVLQQDLDDDGYPPFRLGKSRFDQSTFAGRYRHFLDVVDPSTLFTSDAKLQASIQLLDDYKNGTLSPDTTNKQLWQAQKIKQAIIHPDTGEKIFMPFRMSGFVPFGAPIVTGLLLPNLTLKGTVFWQWINQSHNACVNYANRNATKPTPTSKFLLGYTGAVTSACTIATCLTLLIDKAKKFNPATRMLIQRFVPFPAVATASVCNVVLMRFNELGEGIEVEEKDGTVIGTSKIAAKRALTETAMTRAVLPAPILIIPPIVMAFLERTQFLKKRPKLHLPIQATVCTLAFAFALPMAISLFPQFSAVDVSILEPEIQAATSSKQVVYNKGL, encoded by the exons ATGGCTGCTGTACTTCAGCAAGACCTCGACGACGACGGTTATCCGCCGTTTCGGCTTGGGAAATCCAGATTTGATCAG AGTACATTTGCTGGTAGATACAGACATTTCCTGGATGTAGTTGATCCATCAACGTTATTTACTTCTGAT GCTAAACTTCAAGCATCTATTCAACTGTTAGATGATTACAAAAATGGAACTTTATCCCCtgacacaacaaacaaacaactatGGCAGGCACAGAAAATAAAACAG GCCATAATACACCCAGACACAGGAGAAAAAATTTTCATGCCATTTCGAATGTCAG GTTTTGTTCCATTTGGTGCTCCAATTGTCACTGGATTACTGCTTCCAAATCTTACTCTAAAGGGTACAGTTTTCTGGCAG TGGATAAATCAGAGTCACAACGCCTGTGTTAACTATGCAAACCGAAATGCAACAAAG CCAACTCCAACCAGCAAATTTCTTCTTGGATATACTGGCGCTGTTACAAGTGCATGTACAATTGCA ACATGTTTGACATTGCTGATAGACAAAGCCAAGAAATTTAATCCAGCCACTAGAATGTTAATACAGAGATTTGTGCCTTTCCCAGCTGTTG CAACTGCTAGTGTATGTAATGTTGTCTTAATGCGATTCAATGAGTTAGGAGAAGGAATTGAAGTGGAGGAAAAAGATGGAACTGTAATTGGAACATCCAAGATTGCAGCTAAACGT GCTCTGACAGAAACAGCTATGACAAGAGCTGTACTTCCAGCACCTATACTTATTATACCACCCATTGTCATGGCTTTCCTTGAAAG gACGCAGTTTTTGAAGAAAAGACCAAAACTTCATCTGCCGATACAAGCTACTGTGTGTACATTGGCCTTTGCCTTTGCTCTGCCCATGGCAATAAGTTTATTTCCACAATTTTCAGCG